A DNA window from Campylobacter anatolicus contains the following coding sequences:
- a CDS encoding nucleotide sugar dehydrogenase — protein sequence MKIAIIGLGYVGLPLAAAFSEKYEVVGFDVNVARIDELKNAHDRTLELSYDQMKRAIKNGIKFSLNLEDIKECNFFIVTVPTPIDKNKRPDLTPVIKASQSVAKVLKKGDIVVYESTVYPGVTDEICVPILEQSGLKFNIDFFCGYSPERINPGDKEHTVAKIRKITSGSTPDIADKVDEIYSSIITAGTYKASSIKVAEAAKVIENTQRDINIAFINELAMIFEKMGIDTNEVLNAAGTKWNFLNFRPGLVGGHCIGVDPYYLTHKAQELGYHPEMILAGRRINDNMGKYAANQIIKLMIKRDVLINKARVLVLGITFKENCPDIRNSRVIDVIDELKEFGCSVDVADPWADSNDVKHEYGFELRANYSPKDYDCVVIAVAHNEFKGINLDGCLVYDIKNIYPKADARL from the coding sequence ATGAAAATAGCTATAATTGGTCTTGGATATGTTGGGTTACCATTAGCTGCGGCATTTAGCGAGAAATACGAAGTTGTAGGCTTTGATGTAAATGTCGCTCGTATAGATGAGCTTAAAAACGCTCACGATAGGACGCTCGAGCTAAGCTATGACCAGATGAAAAGAGCTATCAAAAATGGTATAAAATTTAGCCTAAACTTAGAAGATATAAAGGAGTGTAACTTTTTCATCGTAACCGTGCCAACGCCTATTGATAAAAATAAACGTCCTGATCTGACGCCTGTGATAAAGGCGAGTCAGAGCGTGGCAAAAGTGCTAAAAAAAGGTGACATAGTTGTATATGAAAGCACAGTTTATCCAGGTGTCACAGATGAGATATGTGTACCGATTTTAGAGCAAAGTGGGCTTAAATTTAACATTGATTTCTTCTGCGGATACTCGCCTGAGCGGATAAATCCGGGAGATAAAGAGCATACTGTAGCTAAAATACGCAAGATCACAAGTGGTAGCACACCAGATATAGCTGATAAAGTTGATGAAATTTATAGCTCTATCATAACGGCTGGAACATATAAGGCCTCAAGTATCAAAGTCGCAGAGGCTGCTAAAGTCATTGAAAATACGCAGCGTGATATAAATATAGCCTTTATAAATGAGCTTGCAATGATCTTTGAGAAAATGGGGATAGACACAAACGAGGTGCTAAATGCGGCAGGAACGAAGTGGAATTTCTTAAATTTTCGCCCGGGATTAGTTGGCGGACATTGTATAGGCGTAGATCCTTACTATCTAACGCATAAGGCTCAAGAGCTAGGATACCATCCTGAGATGATACTAGCTGGTCGTAGGATTAATGATAATATGGGTAAATATGCTGCAAATCAGATCATAAAACTGATGATAAAACGAGACGTTTTGATAAATAAAGCTCGCGTACTAGTGCTTGGTATCACATTTAAGGAAAACTGCCCTGATATACGTAACTCACGCGTTATAGACGTAATAGACGAACTTAAGGAATTTGGCTGCAGTGTGGACGTGGCTGACCCTTGGGCGGATAGTAACGATGTAAAACATGAATATGGCTTTGAACTACGTGCAAACTACTCACCAAAGGACTACGACTGCGTAGTTATAGCGGTTGCACACAATGAATTTAAAGGGATAAATTTAGATGGTTGCTTGGTTTATGATATTAAAAACATCTATCCAAAAGCCGATGCGAGACTTTGA
- the galE gene encoding UDP-glucose 4-epimerase GalE gives MNILITGGAGYIGSHVLKALLQQGGHNISVIDNLCKGSDKAIQALKNVGNFNFINTNLEDDLSKIFENGKFDAIIHFAAFIEVFESTVDPLKYYLNNTANVARVLKYCQKYGVNKFIFSSTAAVYGEPDTPEVTELSPTNPINPYGFSKLMSERIIRDYSSANSAFRFAILRYFNVAGADEQGLIGQNYPNATHLIKIAAQTALGKRESMGIFGNDYASKDGTCVRDYIHVSDLADAHLAALEYIDSNDSEIFNVGYGRGFSVKEVIEVAKRVSGVDFKVLNLPRRDGDPAVLISNANKLRTLTGWKPKRDDLALIIKTALEWERKI, from the coding sequence ATGAATATTTTAATAACTGGTGGTGCTGGTTATATTGGTAGCCATGTATTAAAGGCACTTTTACAACAGGGTGGGCATAATATAAGTGTGATAGATAACCTTTGCAAAGGCTCAGATAAAGCGATACAAGCATTAAAAAATGTTGGTAATTTTAACTTTATAAATACAAATTTAGAAGATGATTTAAGCAAAATTTTTGAAAATGGCAAATTTGATGCTATTATCCATTTTGCAGCATTTATAGAGGTCTTTGAAAGTACCGTTGATCCGCTAAAATACTATCTAAATAATACCGCAAATGTCGCTAGAGTGCTAAAATATTGTCAAAAATACGGCGTAAATAAATTTATATTTAGTTCAACAGCTGCTGTTTATGGTGAGCCAGATACGCCAGAAGTAACTGAGCTAAGCCCTACAAATCCGATAAATCCGTATGGTTTTAGTAAGCTAATGAGTGAGCGTATTATTAGAGATTATTCTAGTGCAAATTCTGCATTTAGATTTGCTATTTTGCGTTATTTTAACGTAGCTGGTGCAGATGAGCAAGGACTAATCGGGCAGAACTATCCAAACGCTACACATCTTATCAAAATAGCTGCACAAACAGCACTTGGTAAACGCGAGAGCATGGGGATATTTGGCAATGACTATGCGAGTAAGGACGGTACTTGCGTGAGAGATTACATACACGTGAGCGACCTTGCAGACGCACATTTAGCAGCACTTGAATATATCGATTCAAACGATAGCGAGATATTTAATGTGGGCTATGGGCGTGGATTTAGTGTAAAAGAGGTCATTGAGGTGGCTAAAAGGGTTAGTGGAGTAGACTTTAAAGTGTTAAATTTACCTCGCCGTGATGGTGATCCAGCCGTGCTTATCTCAAATGCAAATAAGCTAAGAACCCTGACAGGCTGGAAACCAAAACGTGATGATCTGGCACTTATCATAAAAACAGCTCTTGAGTGGGAGAGAAAAATTTAA
- a CDS encoding NAD-dependent epimerase produces the protein MNILVTGTAGFIGFHLANALIIRGDNVVGLDNINDYYDINLKYARLKEAGFEHDSVRENELCVSQKHPGLSFIKADLQNADIIKSLFDEHKFDCVINLAAQAGVRYSLINPQAYIDSNITGFLNILEACRHHKIANLVYASSSSVYGLNENMPFSTHEATNHPISLYAASKKSNEMMAHTYSHLFGLPTTGLRFFTVYGPWGRPDMALFLFVKAALNGEKIDVFNYGKMKRDFTYIDDIIKGIIKCVDNPAKPNEKWSGKAPDPATSSAPFKIYNIGNNNPVELMEYIRAIEIKIGREIDKNFLPLQAGDVPATFADVVDLVADFDYKPNTSVNDGVARFIEWYSKFYGAKI, from the coding sequence ATGAATATTTTAGTTACTGGAACGGCTGGTTTTATTGGATTTCACCTTGCAAATGCGTTGATTATACGTGGTGATAACGTTGTTGGGCTTGATAATATCAATGATTATTATGATATAAATTTAAAATATGCAAGGCTAAAAGAAGCTGGATTTGAGCATGATAGCGTTAGAGAAAATGAGCTTTGTGTATCGCAAAAACACCCCGGTTTAAGCTTTATAAAGGCGGATTTGCAAAATGCAGACATCATAAAAAGCCTCTTTGATGAGCATAAATTTGATTGCGTAATAAATCTCGCCGCACAAGCTGGAGTTCGCTACTCACTTATTAACCCTCAAGCCTATATAGATAGCAATATCACGGGTTTTTTAAATATTTTAGAGGCTTGTCGCCACCATAAAATAGCAAATTTAGTCTATGCGAGTTCTAGCTCGGTTTATGGACTAAATGAGAATATGCCCTTTAGCACACACGAAGCAACGAATCATCCTATAAGTTTGTATGCAGCTAGTAAAAAGAGCAATGAGATGATGGCTCATACGTATAGCCACCTTTTTGGTTTACCTACAACTGGCTTAAGGTTTTTCACTGTTTATGGACCTTGGGGACGTCCTGATATGGCACTATTTTTATTTGTTAAAGCAGCATTAAATGGCGAAAAAATAGACGTTTTTAACTACGGAAAGATGAAGCGGGACTTTACATACATTGATGATATCATAAAGGGCATAATAAAATGTGTGGATAACCCAGCTAAGCCAAATGAAAAATGGAGCGGTAAAGCCCCTGATCCTGCGACTTCATCAGCTCCGTTTAAAATTTATAACATTGGTAATAATAATCCAGTGGAGTTAATGGAGTATATAAGAGCGATTGAGATAAAAATAGGACGTGAGATAGATAAAAATTTCTTACCACTTCAAGCTGGTGACGTCCCTGCGACTTTTGCTGATGTGGTTGATTTGGTTGCTGATTTTGACTATAAGCCAAACACGAGCGTAAATGATGGCGTGGCAAGGTTTATTGAGTGGTATAGCAAGTTTTATGGAGCTAAAATTTGA
- a CDS encoding 3'-5' exonuclease, with translation MARNYICVFDCETIPDAELVRKIYGFNGDDKTVSLQAFSAQKEVSGSEFLPIMFHKVVAISAVMADEYGKFLRVSTMEGDSEREIIAKFLKFINDYNPRLVSFNGRGFDLPMIMARAMRYNLSVPAYFESENRELNKNKWENYRSRYSSRFHLDLLDHISDFGAVRGLKLDTLCASLNLPGKYDVHGDQVLELYYANELIKINEYCESDVLNTYWLFLKFELLQGNITLDDYASFLSVMSEFLSTSCTHRGYSFVFCESVELELARIGGELSYEESGGYGDEVDVSQSFESENLDTNEPLLTHKQSIDELNKSLVKSGLGGLLQKGSQINLKQKERVKIKDDGLPEINLD, from the coding sequence ATGGCGAGAAACTATATCTGCGTTTTTGATTGTGAAACCATACCTGATGCGGAGTTGGTGCGTAAGATTTATGGATTTAACGGCGATGATAAAACGGTAAGTTTGCAGGCATTTTCAGCTCAAAAAGAAGTTAGCGGGAGCGAGTTTTTACCTATTATGTTTCACAAAGTTGTAGCGATTTCGGCAGTGATGGCTGATGAATATGGTAAATTTCTGCGAGTTAGTACTATGGAGGGCGACTCTGAGCGTGAGATCATAGCCAAATTTCTTAAATTTATAAATGATTACAATCCGCGACTTGTTAGCTTCAATGGACGTGGCTTTGATCTGCCGATGATAATGGCTCGTGCAATGCGATATAATCTAAGCGTTCCAGCCTATTTTGAGAGTGAAAACAGAGAGCTAAATAAAAATAAATGGGAGAATTATCGTAGTCGCTACTCATCACGTTTTCATCTTGACTTGCTTGATCATATCAGCGACTTTGGTGCAGTACGTGGACTAAAGCTTGACACTCTTTGTGCTAGTTTAAACTTGCCTGGCAAATACGACGTTCACGGTGATCAAGTGCTTGAGCTATACTATGCAAATGAGCTTATAAAAATCAACGAATACTGCGAGTCAGATGTGCTTAATACCTACTGGCTATTTTTAAAATTTGAGTTACTTCAAGGTAATATCACACTTGATGATTATGCTAGTTTTTTAAGCGTGATGAGCGAGTTTTTATCTACTAGTTGCACTCACCGCGGATATAGCTTTGTTTTTTGCGAATCTGTAGAGCTGGAGTTGGCTCGTATTGGAGGTGAGCTTAGCTATGAAGAGAGTGGTGGCTATGGCGATGAGGTGGATGTTTCACAAAGTTTTGAGAGTGAAAATTTAGACACAAATGAGCCTTTATTGACGCATAAACAAAGCATAGATGAGTTAAATAAAAGCCTTGTAAAAAGCGGTTTAGGCGGGCTTTTACAAAAGGGAAGTCAGATAAATTTAAAACAAAAAGAGCGTGTTAAAATCAAAGATGATGGGCTACCTGAGATAAATTTAGATTAA
- a CDS encoding lysophospholipid acyltransferase family protein: protein MRERFEYFLALTLIKIAKILPINFIYKFFDTLAIFAFHALKSRRKLAISNLQKALNISYNKAYEITKANFQSIGITLAETLLIYNSRLNFECKIKNTNLIKEMFESIVSRGSGALLVTAHFGNWELLTQYAASIGYPQLIIGREGNNELIEQNLTLPFRQKFGNTLAYKHEAMSKIVKTLKSGSFAGILIDQHAGGHNSVRNKFFNLECYTTKTIATLFLKYKPSVFFIFLRRCDDGRYEPVIKEAQFEIIGEKEIDTERITQICNDEIENVIKTAPHQWFWMHNRWRGE from the coding sequence ATGAGAGAGAGATTTGAGTATTTTTTAGCTTTAACTCTGATAAAAATAGCTAAAATTTTACCCATAAATTTTATATATAAATTTTTTGATACATTAGCTATTTTTGCGTTTCACGCACTCAAATCCAGACGAAAACTAGCCATCTCAAACCTACAAAAAGCCCTAAATATAAGCTACAACAAAGCTTATGAGATCACAAAAGCAAACTTCCAAAGTATAGGCATAACACTAGCCGAGACGTTACTTATATACAACAGCAGACTAAACTTTGAATGCAAGATAAAAAACACAAATTTGATAAAAGAGATGTTTGAAAGTATCGTCTCTCGTGGGAGTGGTGCTTTGCTCGTTACTGCTCACTTTGGTAATTGGGAGCTTTTAACTCAATACGCTGCGAGTATTGGCTATCCACAGCTCATCATCGGCAGAGAAGGCAATAATGAGCTTATAGAGCAAAATCTAACCTTACCATTTAGACAAAAATTTGGCAACACACTAGCTTATAAACACGAAGCGATGAGTAAGATAGTAAAGACACTAAAATCAGGCAGTTTTGCTGGTATTTTGATAGACCAGCACGCAGGCGGTCATAATAGCGTTAGAAATAAATTTTTCAACCTTGAGTGCTACACGACAAAGACGATAGCAACACTATTTTTAAAGTATAAACCAAGCGTATTTTTTATATTTTTACGTAGGTGCGATGACGGCAGATATGAACCCGTGATAAAAGAGGCACAGTTTGAAATAATAGGCGAAAAAGAGATCGACACCGAGCGTATCACTCAAATTTGTAATGACGAGATAGAAAACGTTATAAAAACAGCCCCGCATCAGTGGTTTTGGATGCATAATCGCTGGAGGGGTGAGTGA
- a CDS encoding ELM1/GtrOC1 family putative glycosyltransferase — translation MSKKALILSDGRKGHENQSIAFCKYKNLDYEIVEVKFCNKAVKLLSYMLDFLGIRARIFNAAQPKGDKFDIVVGTGSGTYYAVKYFARKFGAKSVVMMLPKGYKNDFDITFVMPHDSYKFTQNNILLPTNANFWDENSQSFYTPKSKAIGFIIGGENKGFEFNSSDVFDEIKEIMTKFNGYKFVVTTSPRTPIELEKRLMSLEFEFSVFYSQNQINPIKDFLNYCDLVFITSDSTSMISEAVCNGTAAVEVINNKGNKSLKYQKFIKNLQDGGYLHVYDGSVMQNSKKISLKEIFKGVNI, via the coding sequence GTGAGTAAAAAGGCTCTTATTTTAAGTGATGGCAGAAAAGGTCATGAAAACCAATCCATTGCATTTTGCAAGTATAAAAATTTAGATTATGAAATAGTTGAAGTTAAGTTTTGCAATAAAGCAGTTAAACTACTTTCATATATGCTTGATTTTTTAGGGATTAGAGCTAGAATTTTTAATGCAGCTCAACCAAAAGGCGATAAATTTGATATTGTCGTGGGGACTGGGTCTGGGACGTATTATGCAGTAAAGTATTTTGCACGTAAATTTGGTGCAAAAAGTGTCGTGATGATGCTACCAAAGGGATATAAAAACGACTTTGATATAACATTTGTTATGCCACATGATAGTTATAAATTTACTCAAAATAACATCCTTTTACCTACGAATGCAAATTTTTGGGATGAGAACTCGCAGAGTTTTTACACGCCAAAGTCAAAGGCGATAGGCTTTATTATTGGTGGCGAGAACAAGGGGTTTGAGTTTAACAGTAGCGATGTCTTTGATGAGATAAAGGAGATAATGACTAAATTTAACGGATATAAATTTGTTGTTACAACATCGCCTAGAACGCCTATTGAGCTTGAAAAAAGGCTGATGAGTTTGGAGTTTGAATTTAGTGTTTTTTACTCACAAAATCAGATAAATCCAATTAAGGATTTTTTAAACTATTGCGATCTTGTCTTTATCACATCAGATTCAACATCTATGATAAGCGAGGCCGTATGCAACGGTACGGCAGCGGTTGAAGTGATAAATAACAAAGGAAATAAATCACTAAAATATCAAAAATTTATCAAAAATTTACAAGATGGCGGATACCTCCACGTCTATGACGGAAGTGTTATGCAAAATAGTAAAAAGATATCGTTAAAAGAGATATTTAAGGGCGTTAATATATGA